In Palaemon carinicauda isolate YSFRI2023 chromosome 21, ASM3689809v2, whole genome shotgun sequence, the following proteins share a genomic window:
- the LOC137614905 gene encoding protein GVQW3-like: protein MQTIQKIQQAFGDKAMGITQIKEWYNRFKQGQISVESKPRSGSPSTSRNEEFVENVHRIVEDDRLITINKITEEVGISTGLEIWVAQNWQLHHDNAPAHSAHLIQAYLVKNNTPLGRNPPYSPDMAPGLLAVP, encoded by the coding sequence ATGCAAACTATCCAGAAGATTCAGCAAGCCTTTGGCGATaaagccatgggaataacacagataaaggagtggtataatcgcTTCAAGCAAGGACAAATCTCGGTTGAGAGCAAGCCACGGTCAGGCAGTCCATCCACCAGCAGAAACGAAGAGTTTGTTGAAAATGTTCATCGAATAGTGGAGGATGACCGTCTTATAACCATCAACAaaattactgaagaagtaggaataagcacaggatTAGAAATATGGGTGGCGCAaaactggcaactgcaccatgacaatgcacctgctcattctgcccacttgatccaagcttatctggTCAAAAACAACACTCCATTAGGTCGgaatcctccctactctccagacatggcacctggacttctggctgttccctaa